The following coding sequences lie in one Mucilaginibacter sp. KACC 22773 genomic window:
- a CDS encoding SIR2 family protein, translating into MNYEKHLKTLRKKLSSNQMSLLVGSGFSKNVSTKFPTWDELLFDLVEELYSEEISSAFREHLRHAVKRTRMTKTAFNKQKVSEILRAKGYLNIVSEFIKKVGYTEAIATYIEERTPFIEKLNGKQYLVTKNERQELPYEKLALHRTVIQLPWNNIYTTNYDELLDCCIDPSIAEDLLGKIKLTEGEITQILEEETACRKEIDQLERLASPYADADLKPTSHADIDLKPDEQAETNRRQRLFDLHNRLGRLRDHKDEKEQQVRNLETSLNNNYRIITYAAGLKLRRNRNIVKLHGSLRSIEEKSSNRFEFDGDFKMQYVISGDDYENYPSKHEAFTQLMRISLLQESFCLIGFSGVDPNFLAWISWVRDILYKQVAKSTDEPDYKIYLIDIGTHEDAPDKQLFYENHSIIRVPIRNPDVLKIISGKSEAVGIGEALRLFLEYLGDDNGITPHVPLKDLSSEQDRITTWRELYIQTPVKIIPQTEVENMLVKLDRISTHIFLPDVNHAYTNSQHRLIQATPNLLKKTKETAPDHCESICLLILYAVKDYFVPIANILDDETINTMLSYPSTAQLTRTLLDRWKALKNPGLPSDDFAIYDQILQSAYNLQFDLLRDQLESWQPVKRDVIKKAGFLSIFDPGAAGLLLTDYIALTDDFSGEEKMYATELIAYFKLSLSWQRDKKLDNLIAHYESNGFRNLSKNFRYLQKELASKPEKIQPYGKGRFSTGNSSQWITFTQKEMAIQYLALLAESGTQLSIDRINFQSHIDWYPVFKIGFEQYPFAFLYYSLQYGSDDFLKRVGQDYAYSDMLNGELPLICSNLFHALRTAPAHMTSHAFYILSELLVAVEPDVWEAGFKLAWKNAVRNNHAFSDRHDAEIPFFTKGIKFIKSKELILDVVKDCFQSIIKGKETTAIDYLYHLNFNQHFKVIRSSEAISRFFRPETDSLINGLHGNIDSNLFALGNTYSLLNAHQIEAIKEKLRQEDYTTVKNTRVWHIILFFIHQDRQVVNRIKSAILKHHSLWYTGIEKNKISGGIESITISKITRNSVNKKGIQWSSEEIKELYRKAKDTLLLLEPVINEDRVFFSFAEVLEDIVIFLIAEANKLRSESDYNMLRELAHKLFNTQREYDSLAKGLLSDEQKPVVWSLSEVSKDISFGKVDPVIVGIILNKVLFQHEPGVEASLSYLSSWIADKKRNERLRVFTPYFLQILEKYSTVMLVNADIAYIEEKLVIIAFVLKEWDVKHKAIDFWVQQAKTTRYNSTQQLMMISRFKKIIDA; encoded by the coding sequence ATGAATTACGAAAAACACCTTAAAACACTTCGGAAAAAGTTATCATCAAACCAGATGTCCTTATTGGTTGGTTCGGGTTTCAGCAAAAATGTCAGCACAAAGTTCCCAACCTGGGATGAACTATTATTTGACTTGGTAGAGGAATTATATTCCGAAGAGATTTCCAGTGCCTTCCGGGAGCATTTAAGGCATGCCGTTAAACGCACCCGGATGACGAAAACCGCTTTCAATAAACAGAAAGTTTCCGAAATACTCCGTGCTAAAGGATATTTAAATATAGTATCTGAATTCATCAAAAAGGTGGGGTATACTGAAGCCATTGCAACATATATTGAAGAAAGAACTCCTTTTATTGAGAAGTTGAACGGGAAACAGTACCTCGTTACCAAAAATGAAAGGCAGGAATTACCCTATGAAAAGCTCGCACTTCACAGAACGGTTATCCAGTTGCCTTGGAATAATATATACACTACCAATTATGATGAACTACTGGATTGTTGCATCGACCCTTCTATCGCGGAAGATCTCCTTGGCAAAATAAAATTAACTGAAGGAGAAATAACCCAAATCCTGGAGGAAGAGACAGCCTGCAGAAAGGAGATCGACCAATTAGAACGACTGGCTTCACCGTATGCGGATGCCGATCTTAAACCAACTAGCCATGCAGATATCGACCTTAAACCGGACGAGCAAGCAGAAACTAACCGCAGACAAAGATTGTTTGATTTGCATAACCGCCTTGGGAGATTACGTGACCACAAGGATGAGAAAGAACAACAGGTGAGGAATCTGGAGACCTCCCTGAATAATAATTATCGGATTATCACCTATGCGGCAGGTTTGAAGCTAAGGCGCAACCGCAACATTGTAAAACTGCACGGCTCGCTGCGCTCTATAGAGGAAAAAAGCAGTAACCGCTTTGAGTTTGACGGCGATTTTAAAATGCAGTACGTGATATCCGGTGATGATTATGAAAATTATCCTAGTAAACATGAAGCATTCACCCAGCTTATGCGGATATCGCTTTTACAGGAATCATTTTGTCTAATTGGGTTTTCCGGCGTGGATCCTAATTTTCTGGCATGGATAAGCTGGGTCCGGGACATCCTTTATAAGCAGGTAGCAAAAAGCACTGATGAACCGGATTACAAGATCTACCTGATTGATATTGGCACCCATGAAGATGCACCTGACAAACAGCTGTTTTATGAAAACCATAGCATTATCCGGGTTCCAATCCGAAACCCGGATGTTTTAAAAATAATTTCCGGAAAAAGCGAAGCCGTTGGCATAGGGGAAGCGCTCCGTCTTTTCCTAGAATATCTGGGTGATGACAACGGTATTACACCACATGTCCCACTTAAAGATCTTTCCAGTGAACAGGACCGGATAACCACATGGAGGGAACTTTATATCCAAACACCAGTGAAAATAATCCCGCAAACGGAAGTTGAGAACATGCTTGTTAAACTTGATAGGATAAGTACGCATATTTTTCTTCCCGATGTTAATCATGCTTACACCAACAGCCAGCACAGGCTGATCCAGGCGACCCCTAATCTCCTCAAAAAAACTAAGGAAACAGCACCGGATCATTGCGAATCTATCTGCCTCCTAATACTTTATGCCGTAAAGGATTATTTTGTTCCGATCGCAAACATCCTTGACGACGAAACCATCAACACTATGCTGAGCTATCCATCCACGGCACAGTTAACCAGAACACTTTTGGATCGATGGAAGGCACTAAAAAATCCAGGGCTGCCATCAGATGATTTCGCGATATACGATCAAATTTTGCAAAGCGCTTACAACCTTCAGTTTGATCTTCTCCGGGATCAACTGGAATCCTGGCAGCCTGTTAAAAGAGATGTAATTAAAAAGGCGGGATTTCTTTCTATTTTTGACCCTGGAGCTGCGGGACTGTTGTTAACTGACTATATTGCGCTTACAGACGATTTTTCCGGCGAGGAAAAAATGTACGCCACTGAATTAATTGCCTACTTTAAACTATCTCTTAGCTGGCAGCGTGACAAGAAACTGGATAATCTCATCGCACATTACGAAAGTAATGGATTTAGGAACCTGAGTAAAAATTTCAGATACCTGCAGAAGGAACTCGCTTCCAAGCCTGAAAAGATCCAACCATATGGAAAAGGCCGCTTCTCTACCGGGAACTCCTCACAATGGATAACGTTTACCCAAAAGGAAATGGCCATCCAGTATCTTGCACTTTTAGCGGAATCAGGCACTCAATTGTCAATTGACAGGATCAATTTCCAATCGCACATTGACTGGTACCCGGTTTTCAAAATAGGATTTGAGCAATATCCCTTTGCGTTCCTATATTATAGTTTGCAATATGGCAGTGATGATTTCCTGAAAAGAGTCGGGCAGGATTATGCATACAGTGATATGTTGAACGGCGAATTGCCCTTAATATGCAGCAACCTGTTCCACGCCTTGCGAACAGCGCCTGCTCATATGACCAGTCATGCTTTTTATATCCTGTCTGAATTACTCGTTGCGGTTGAACCCGATGTTTGGGAAGCCGGCTTTAAGCTGGCATGGAAAAATGCTGTTCGCAACAATCATGCATTTTCAGATCGCCATGACGCAGAAATTCCATTTTTCACTAAAGGAATAAAATTTATAAAAAGTAAGGAACTTATCCTTGATGTTGTAAAGGACTGCTTTCAAAGTATCATTAAAGGCAAAGAAACGACGGCCATTGATTACCTGTATCACCTGAATTTCAACCAGCACTTTAAAGTGATTAGAAGCAGCGAAGCGATAAGCCGTTTTTTTAGGCCTGAAACAGACAGCCTGATCAATGGATTACATGGTAATATTGATTCCAACCTCTTCGCTTTGGGCAACACTTATAGCCTGCTCAATGCCCATCAAATAGAAGCTATCAAGGAAAAATTACGGCAGGAGGACTATACTACAGTCAAAAACACCCGCGTATGGCATATTATACTGTTCTTTATTCATCAGGATAGGCAAGTGGTCAATCGAATTAAATCTGCGATATTAAAACATCACTCACTTTGGTACACTGGCATAGAAAAAAATAAGATATCAGGCGGAATCGAAAGCATCACCATATCCAAAATAACCAGAAACTCGGTCAACAAGAAAGGAATACAATGGTCAAGTGAGGAAATTAAAGAATTGTATCGGAAGGCGAAGGATACTTTACTCTTGCTCGAACCTGTTATCAATGAAGACCGAGTATTCTTCTCTTTTGCAGAGGTATTGGAAGACATCGTAATTTTTTTGATAGCCGAAGCCAATAAATTGCGTTCGGAATCTGATTATAACATGCTCCGGGAATTGGCACATAAACTTTTCAATACCCAGCGTGAATATGATTCATTAGCCAAAGGCCTGCTAAGCGATGAACAAAAACCCGTCGTGTGGTCTTTAAGTGAAGTTAGCAAAGATATAAGCTTTGGAAAAGTGGATCCTGTAATTGTGGGAATCATACTGAACAAAGTACTTTTCCAGCACGAACCCGGTGTGGAAGCAAGCCTCAGTTACCTATCAAGTTGGATAGCAGATAAGAAAAGAAATGAACGTCTAAGGGTTTTCACACCTTATTTTTTACAGATCCTTGAAAAATACAGTACCGTCATGTTAGTTAACGCAGACATCGCTTACATCGAAGAGAAATTGGTAATAATTGCCTTTGTTCTGAAAGAATGGGATGTTAAACACAAAGCGATCGACTTCTGGGTTCAGCAAGCCAAGACGACCAGGTATAATAGTACCCAACAGCTAATGATGATTTCAAGATTTAAAAAAATCATCGATGCATAG
- the dusB gene encoding tRNA dihydrouridine synthase DusB → MSVQIGNIDLGEFPLLLAPMEDVSDPPFRYVCKQNGADMMYTEFISSEGLIRDAAKSRQKLDIFEYERPIGIQIFGSDIDHMREATEIASLAGPDLMDINYGCPVKQVACRGAGASLLQDIDKMVAMTKAVVEATHLPVTVKTRLGWDDNTKNVYEVAERLQDVGIKALTIHGRTRAQMYKGVADWSLIRDIKKNPRIKIPIFGNGDIDSPEKAADWRMEFGVDGMMIGRAAIGYPWIFREIKHFFNTGEHLDKPTITERIAACSTHLQKSIEWKGPKTGIFEMRRHYSNYFKGIDHFKEFRMRLVTAGNLEEVQQILAEIDEKYAIEMA, encoded by the coding sequence ATGTCTGTACAAATAGGAAATATTGATTTAGGGGAGTTCCCGCTGTTACTGGCACCGATGGAAGACGTGAGCGATCCTCCCTTCCGTTACGTGTGCAAGCAAAACGGCGCGGATATGATGTACACCGAGTTCATCTCGAGCGAAGGCCTCATCCGCGATGCGGCAAAAAGCCGCCAGAAACTGGACATTTTTGAGTACGAAAGGCCCATTGGCATCCAGATCTTCGGCAGCGATATCGACCATATGCGCGAGGCCACCGAAATTGCATCCCTTGCCGGGCCCGACCTGATGGATATTAACTACGGCTGCCCGGTAAAACAGGTAGCCTGCCGCGGCGCCGGCGCCAGTCTATTGCAGGATATTGATAAAATGGTAGCCATGACCAAAGCGGTTGTTGAAGCTACCCACCTGCCCGTAACCGTAAAAACCCGTTTAGGTTGGGATGATAATACCAAAAACGTATACGAAGTGGCCGAACGCCTGCAGGATGTGGGCATAAAAGCCCTTACCATTCACGGCCGTACCCGTGCGCAGATGTATAAAGGCGTTGCCGATTGGTCGCTGATAAGGGATATCAAGAAAAACCCGCGTATAAAAATCCCCATTTTCGGCAATGGCGACATCGATTCGCCCGAAAAAGCGGCCGACTGGCGTATGGAATTTGGGGTAGACGGTATGATGATTGGCCGCGCAGCCATTGGTTACCCCTGGATTTTCAGGGAGATAAAACATTTTTTTAATACCGGCGAGCACTTAGATAAACCAACCATTACCGAACGCATTGCAGCCTGCTCAACCCACCTGCAAAAATCTATAGAGTGGAAAGGCCCTAAAACCGGTATTTTTGAAATGCGCAGGCACTATTCAAACTACTTTAAAGGTATCGATCACTTTAAAGAATTCCGCATGAGGCTGGTAACGGCAGGCAATTTAGAGGAGGTGCAACAGATACTGGCCGAGATTGACGAAAAATATGCCATAGAAATGGCTTAA
- a CDS encoding RICIN domain-containing protein, giving the protein MKIKPAVFKLDRLYKLGLSALTIMASSYVSAQTTSASNYFVAQPVPDRTVIFGVADAGVSKPITFGLDLAWLSEENVRRGVAFMGADRVRLVRSSFTPTSALVNGDLAPAELTTLNKRINIINTWLGPNTKVVLNDDNPTVDPSFAGNATNWAQLIDVTTRRHQDAGHTVVTVSPFNEPDNPSSTQGSVTDFFNIAGLLKANPRFANIRISGGNTLNDDQALTWYIPLKDRLDEGNTHQLAGSFDNYASFQQTVRANSHYATNDELHNVMEAMVGAEYGMQAGIWWGTAELARGEFVKASDGVRLGYAEHRPNWTAASVYRNPDGKVQAFAGMSERQGVTTTYRFVSKDRDVYYNGYGPQREYTMVMPGGAAGSYQNGQTNAERVVNVTWGEDTQPVISGRYVLVNRNSGKVLQVAGGGTAAGTNLVQGTNTGAAYQQWDVTPVDSRIGGDFSYFSFINVNSSKAADLFNFSLDNGATIDAWDDNKNAAQQWYLEYTQDGWFYIRSRYSAKCIDVFNGSTADGANICQWDKNGGTNQQWRLLPVGAAVEFVAPATPTNLVSKANAESVLLSWTASPDKDVAGYNIYRSATTGGTYTTIARNITSTSFVDNTTTINGTYFYKIKAVDKSLNFSAYSTEVSAATTGAKNLVVQLQFEGNTRDSSINLNHGASYGDVSFVAGKIGKQAIALNGTNTFVQLPATLANQQSITIAAWVYWNGGAAWQRIFDFGNDQDQYLFLTPNGGAGLRFAIKNGGAEQGLEAAALPSGKWSHVAVTLDTAGATIYVNGEKVASSAAITIRPLDFKPILNYIGRSQYPDPLFNGNIDDFRVYNYALSASEITQLTGGLQTITFNTIPRKKAGDADFDAGATASSGLPVSYSSSDTNVATIVNGKIHVAGPGTSIITASQQGNNIYTAATPVNQALTVALPVTNFSISVTSATCKGKNNGSINIKAAESLNYTATITGNSVSTPYQFTDSLQVQNLAAGSYAVCITIAGKTDNLQCDNVVVTEPKDLSVYSTVNTSANSVSLNLQGGASYNINLNGMLYATTESLVTLSLSKGMNKLTVTTDKECQGIIQKDIIVANKALVYPNPFESTLNLSIGNDVVNKAAVQICSVKTGQVLYAKQYSNQSGIISLDLSSLAKGVYILKLSLDNSETLYKIIKNEK; this is encoded by the coding sequence GTGAAAATTAAACCCGCTGTTTTTAAGTTGGATAGACTGTACAAATTGGGCCTGTCTGCTTTGACCATAATGGCTTCTTCGTATGTTTCGGCTCAAACCACCAGTGCAAGTAACTACTTTGTTGCCCAACCCGTTCCGGATAGGACGGTGATATTTGGAGTTGCGGATGCGGGCGTTTCTAAACCCATTACGTTTGGATTAGATTTGGCCTGGCTCAGCGAAGAAAACGTGAGGCGGGGAGTAGCCTTTATGGGTGCGGATAGGGTGCGCCTGGTGCGGTCCTCCTTTACGCCAACTTCCGCATTGGTAAATGGCGACCTTGCGCCCGCGGAACTCACCACACTTAATAAACGAATAAATATAATTAATACCTGGCTGGGCCCAAATACCAAAGTGGTGTTAAATGACGACAACCCCACGGTTGATCCCTCGTTTGCTGGCAATGCCACTAATTGGGCGCAACTAATAGATGTAACTACCCGTCGGCACCAGGATGCCGGACACACCGTAGTTACCGTCTCGCCATTTAATGAGCCCGATAACCCATCGAGCACACAAGGTTCGGTTACCGATTTTTTTAATATTGCCGGCTTGCTGAAAGCTAATCCCCGTTTTGCCAACATTCGTATCAGCGGGGGCAACACGCTGAATGACGATCAGGCCTTAACCTGGTACATCCCTTTAAAAGACAGGTTAGATGAAGGAAATACGCACCAGCTTGCCGGTAGTTTTGATAACTATGCCTCTTTTCAGCAAACCGTGCGAGCTAACTCCCATTATGCCACTAATGATGAGTTGCACAATGTTATGGAAGCGATGGTTGGTGCTGAATATGGTATGCAGGCCGGTATCTGGTGGGGCACAGCCGAGCTGGCCCGCGGCGAGTTTGTAAAAGCCAGCGACGGCGTTCGGCTCGGATATGCCGAACACCGCCCCAACTGGACAGCTGCATCGGTTTACCGGAACCCCGATGGCAAGGTACAGGCCTTCGCCGGCATGTCTGAACGGCAGGGCGTTACCACCACCTATCGGTTTGTATCAAAAGACAGGGACGTGTACTACAATGGTTATGGCCCGCAACGGGAATACACCATGGTAATGCCCGGCGGCGCTGCCGGCAGTTACCAGAATGGACAAACCAATGCCGAAAGGGTGGTAAATGTAACCTGGGGCGAGGATACTCAGCCCGTTATCAGCGGACGTTACGTACTGGTGAACCGCAATAGCGGTAAAGTACTGCAGGTTGCGGGGGGCGGTACCGCAGCAGGTACAAATCTTGTGCAGGGAACCAATACCGGGGCCGCTTATCAGCAATGGGATGTAACCCCGGTTGATTCAAGAATAGGGGGCGACTTTAGCTACTTTAGCTTTATTAATGTAAACAGCAGTAAAGCGGCAGACCTCTTTAATTTTTCGCTGGACAATGGTGCTACCATCGACGCATGGGACGATAATAAAAACGCCGCCCAGCAATGGTACCTGGAATATACCCAGGATGGCTGGTTTTATATCCGCAGCCGTTACAGTGCAAAATGTATTGATGTATTTAATGGCAGCACCGCAGATGGGGCAAACATCTGCCAATGGGATAAAAATGGGGGAACCAACCAGCAATGGCGTCTTCTGCCTGTTGGTGCAGCGGTGGAATTTGTTGCGCCGGCTACACCCACCAATCTGGTTTCCAAGGCAAATGCCGAATCTGTACTGTTGAGCTGGACTGCCAGCCCCGACAAAGACGTGGCCGGGTATAACATTTATCGTTCAGCAACGACGGGGGGTACCTATACTACCATCGCACGCAACATAACCTCAACCTCTTTTGTAGATAATACCACCACCATAAACGGAACATACTTTTATAAAATAAAAGCGGTAGATAAATCCCTGAATTTTTCGGCTTATTCAACTGAGGTTTCGGCTGCTACAACGGGAGCTAAAAATCTTGTTGTTCAACTCCAATTCGAAGGGAATACCCGCGATAGCTCAATAAATTTAAACCACGGGGCATCGTATGGCGATGTTTCATTCGTTGCGGGTAAGATTGGTAAACAGGCAATTGCGCTCAACGGTACAAATACTTTTGTACAACTGCCGGCAACTTTGGCAAATCAGCAAAGTATTACCATTGCCGCGTGGGTTTATTGGAACGGAGGGGCTGCCTGGCAACGCATCTTCGATTTTGGGAACGACCAGGATCAATATCTGTTTTTAACCCCAAATGGCGGGGCGGGACTACGTTTTGCCATTAAGAACGGCGGGGCCGAGCAAGGTTTAGAAGCAGCGGCACTGCCTTCGGGGAAGTGGAGCCATGTGGCTGTAACCTTAGATACGGCCGGTGCAACCATATATGTTAATGGCGAAAAAGTGGCTTCCTCTGCTGCTATCACCATACGGCCGTTGGATTTTAAACCCATACTGAACTACATAGGCCGCAGTCAATACCCCGATCCATTGTTTAACGGTAATATCGACGATTTCAGGGTGTACAACTACGCTTTATCGGCAAGCGAAATTACCCAGCTGACAGGAGGCCTCCAAACCATTACGTTTAACACCATTCCCCGGAAAAAAGCGGGCGACGCCGATTTTGATGCCGGCGCGACAGCAAGCTCGGGCTTGCCGGTAAGTTATTCCAGCAGCGATACCAACGTTGCAACTATTGTTAATGGGAAAATACATGTAGCCGGCCCGGGAACAAGTATAATTACCGCATCGCAGCAGGGCAATAATATTTATACCGCGGCAACCCCTGTTAACCAAGCCTTAACGGTAGCGCTGCCGGTAACCAACTTTAGCATATCGGTAACCAGCGCCACCTGTAAAGGGAAAAATAATGGGTCGATAAATATCAAAGCGGCCGAATCTTTAAATTATACCGCCACTATTACCGGAAATAGCGTAAGCACGCCCTATCAGTTTACAGATTCCCTGCAGGTGCAAAATTTAGCGGCCGGCAGTTATGCTGTTTGTATAACAATAGCCGGAAAAACGGACAATCTGCAATGTGACAACGTAGTAGTAACCGAGCCGAAAGATTTGTCGGTTTATTCAACCGTAAACACAAGTGCCAATAGTGTAAGTTTAAATTTGCAGGGCGGCGCCAGCTACAATATAAACCTAAACGGTATGTTGTACGCCACAACAGAAAGCCTGGTAACCCTGTCCCTTTCAAAAGGAATGAATAAGCTTACCGTTACTACCGATAAGGAATGCCAGGGAATTATACAAAAAGACATCATCGTAGCTAATAAGGCGCTGGTTTATCCCAACCCTTTTGAAAGTACGTTAAACCTCAGTATTGGCAATGATGTTGTTAACAAGGCCGCTGTGCAAATCTGTAGCGTAAAAACCGGGCAGGTGCTTTATGCTAAGCAATATTCCAATCAATCGGGCATCATTTCTTTAGATCTGTCCAGTCTTGCGAAGGGCGTGTATATCCTAAAGCTGTCATTAGATAATTCCGAAACGCTATATAAAATAATAAAAAATGAAAAGTAG
- the apaG gene encoding Co2+/Mg2+ efflux protein ApaG: MVTTITEGVKVSIETIYQPEYSNPANDHFMFAYKVSIENMSNYAIQLISRHWYIFDSNGAKREVEGEGVVGQQPVIEPGHAHEYVSGCNLKTDMGSMKGEYQMTRLIDNASFNVQIPEFYLIAPYRMN, encoded by the coding sequence ATGGTTACCACTATTACAGAAGGTGTTAAGGTTTCCATAGAAACCATATATCAGCCCGAGTATTCTAACCCGGCTAATGATCATTTTATGTTTGCCTATAAGGTGAGCATCGAGAATATGAGCAATTATGCTATCCAGCTAATTAGCCGCCACTGGTATATTTTTGATTCCAACGGCGCCAAGCGCGAAGTGGAAGGCGAAGGTGTGGTAGGCCAGCAACCGGTGATAGAACCCGGCCATGCGCACGAATACGTTTCGGGCTGCAACCTTAAAACCGATATGGGCAGCATGAAAGGCGAATACCAGATGACCCGCCTGATAGATAACGCCAGCTTTAATGTGCAAATCCCCGAATTTTATTTGATTGCACCGTATAGGATGAATTAA
- a CDS encoding phosphatidate cytidylyltransferase has product MKLRAITGFFFIIVMIASNLLGPYVFSGFYLVLSGFCMFEFYKLVREGGMTASRETGIINGALFFLLVAANFYFPAWRLIFLLPLTFSAIFIQELYKKTPAPFTNIAFTFLGIIFAVVPFMFFHAMAFMGAGAVFNFHIPLAFLIILWSNDTGAYLVGSKMGKTKLFERHSPKKTYEGLIGGIIISAVAALILAHFYTELTWKQWVTIAILISCFGTLGDLVESMFKRSINVKDSGGILPGHGGLLDRFDGLLMAAPIVYAYLYFISN; this is encoded by the coding sequence ATGAAATTACGCGCCATCACCGGCTTCTTTTTTATTATAGTGATGATTGCCTCAAACCTGTTGGGGCCATACGTTTTCAGTGGGTTTTATCTTGTACTCTCCGGCTTTTGCATGTTCGAGTTTTATAAACTGGTAAGGGAGGGCGGCATGACGGCCAGCCGCGAAACCGGTATTATCAACGGCGCATTGTTTTTTTTACTGGTTGCGGCCAACTTCTACTTCCCGGCCTGGCGGTTAATATTTTTACTCCCCCTTACTTTCAGCGCCATTTTTATACAGGAATTATATAAAAAAACGCCGGCACCGTTCACCAATATCGCCTTTACTTTTCTGGGGATCATATTCGCAGTAGTGCCGTTCATGTTTTTTCACGCTATGGCATTTATGGGCGCGGGCGCTGTTTTTAACTTCCATATCCCGCTGGCCTTCCTCATTATTTTGTGGAGCAACGATACCGGGGCTTACCTGGTGGGCAGCAAAATGGGTAAAACCAAGCTGTTTGAACGCCACTCGCCTAAAAAAACTTACGAAGGCTTAATTGGCGGCATCATCATCAGCGCAGTTGCCGCTTTAATACTGGCCCACTTTTATACCGAACTTACCTGGAAACAATGGGTTACCATAGCTATCCTTATTTCGTGCTTTGGCACCCTGGGCGATTTGGTTGAATCGATGTTTAAACGCAGCATCAACGTAAAAGATAGCGGCGGCATTTTGCCTGGCCACGGGGGCCTGCTGGATAGGTTCGACGGATTATTAATGGCCGCCCCTATTGTTTATGCATACTTATACTTCATTTCAAATTAG
- a CDS encoding CPBP family intramembrane glutamic endopeptidase encodes MIQEPIKQYTPQTNIVSPFVQFLSITGITIGLVIVFSAIAAGVIMSVFGMKTLTDTFAFNTGNPHLSSALWILQIVSTTIPLFLAPVIFARLIMNDTRDYLKPSFNFTPVFLLLIFTIMLFSNPIMEALTNINQRLVLPASLKGLEEWMRAAEQSAQKATEAMLSMKNIWSMLWAVFVVGLLTAIAEEFLFRGVIQTIFVRLTKNKHAAIWITAILFSAFHMEFFTFLPRVFLGAIFGYFVTYSGSIWTGVWGHFLNNGSAVVITYLYNQKIVKLNPDDQHVFNLWAYTFSLIIVLFLLFIYRNVSMQKKPALSN; translated from the coding sequence ATGATACAAGAACCTATAAAACAGTACACTCCGCAAACAAATATCGTTAGTCCCTTCGTACAGTTTTTAAGCATCACCGGGATAACTATTGGCTTGGTAATCGTTTTTTCGGCGATAGCAGCGGGGGTTATCATGTCTGTTTTTGGGATGAAAACCCTTACCGATACCTTTGCATTTAATACCGGCAACCCCCATCTTAGTTCGGCATTGTGGATATTGCAAATAGTAAGTACAACTATCCCATTATTCCTGGCTCCGGTTATTTTTGCCCGATTAATCATGAACGATACGCGCGATTATTTGAAGCCCTCCTTTAATTTCACCCCGGTTTTTTTGCTGCTGATATTTACCATCATGCTGTTTTCAAACCCTATAATGGAGGCTTTAACCAATATTAACCAAAGGCTGGTTTTACCCGCATCGTTAAAAGGACTGGAAGAGTGGATGCGCGCTGCCGAGCAATCGGCCCAGAAAGCAACTGAGGCTATGCTCAGCATGAAAAATATCTGGAGCATGCTGTGGGCGGTATTTGTTGTTGGCTTGCTTACCGCCATTGCCGAAGAGTTTCTGTTCCGCGGCGTTATCCAAACCATTTTTGTGCGCCTTACCAAAAACAAACATGCCGCCATCTGGATAACCGCCATCCTGTTCAGCGCTTTTCACATGGAGTTTTTTACTTTTTTGCCAAGGGTGTTCCTGGGCGCCATATTCGGCTATTTTGTAACGTATAGCGGCAGCATCTGGACGGGCGTTTGGGGCCATTTTTTAAATAACGGCTCGGCGGTGGTTATTACATACCTGTATAATCAAAAAATAGTTAAGCTTAATCCCGATGATCAGCATGTATTTAATTTATGGGCCTATACTTTTAGCTTGATAATTGTATTATTTTTGCTTTTTATATATAGAAATGTATCGATGCAAAAAAAACCGGCGCTGAGTAATTAA